From the bacterium (Candidatus Blackallbacteria) CG13_big_fil_rev_8_21_14_2_50_49_14 genome, one window contains:
- a CDS encoding DUF3291 domain-containing protein: MYITVTSLKLKALWFYFELSLHGLKITQQTQKQSGFIKMKNTGFGWMHYTVSAWQSKEALERFSHSGAHLEAIKSGQKLAQEVRIYTYEGDQLPTWKEAKKLLAEKGRVIQYLKRNKPPVGQTKP; encoded by the coding sequence TTTGTGGTTTTATTTTGAACTCTCATTGCATGGATTAAAAATTACCCAGCAGACCCAAAAACAATCGGGCTTTATTAAAATGAAAAACACAGGCTTTGGTTGGATGCATTACACGGTATCTGCCTGGCAAAGCAAAGAGGCACTTGAACGCTTCTCGCACTCAGGTGCGCACCTTGAAGCCATCAAATCGGGTCAGAAATTGGCCCAAGAGGTGAGAATTTATACCTACGAAGGTGATCAATTGCCCACTTGGAAAGAAGCCAAAAAATTGCTCGCTGAAAAGGGCCGGGTAATTCAATATCTTAAGAGAAATAAACCGCCAGTAGGTCAAACGAAGCCATAA